ACCGATTTGGCCGAGAGTTTCTCCTTGGCCTGCAAAGCCGCTGCCGTCGCGTCCTCGATCATGTTGTAGGCATACCGATAAACGGTTGGCCCGTTCGGGATCACGATTTTTTCGGCTGGATTATCGGACAAATACTCATAGCCCATCCCGATTGGAGCACTCAACGCATCCCGCGATTTGAACCGGCCCGTCTGTCGATTTACGGCCGATACGGTAAAAGTTGGCCACATCCGATGCACATCCTGATCGATATACGAGCCATCGGTCGACGCAAAATACTTCTGTTCATTGACGAAGAAGAGATTCGATGTCACGAACGAAGCGCCATTTTTGAGGGCGGCTCCATTCACCTCCATCAGCAGGTCGATCTTTTCCTTAACCGGAATTTCGAATGCATTCTTCTTTATAGGCGTTTTCCAGGTCTTTTCCCCTACCCCTTTCTGCGGAGCCAGCACGACGGGCTCCCGCTGAATTTCGGCGTTGGCTTTCGCCATATCGACCGCCATGGCAGCACATTCGGCAATGCTTTCGGGCGACATGGTGTTGGTCGATGCAAACCCCCAGGTTCCGTTGGCAATGACGCGTATCCCAATCCCGTATGACTCCGAATTGACGATGTTCTGCACTTTGTTTTCGCGCGTGAACAGGTACTGACGCAAGTATCGGCCAATACGTACATCGGCGTAGGTAGCTCCCTTGCTTTTCGAAGCGTTGAGTGCGACATCGGCCATTCGTTTTTTGAACGCTACGTCTGGACCTGGATTCAGCAATTCCTCCGCCGAAATTCGGTTTCCAGCCATCAACCCGGCAGGCAGCATGGTTGCCCCAAACCCCATGCCCGATAATTTGACAAACTCGCGTCTTTTCATACGATTACTTATCGCCTGGATGATAGATTTTTTCGGCGTGCTTATACACGTCGTCTTTGTAGAAATAAATCTCTTTGTAGGTGCCGTCGATGTATCCTCTCACCTGATCGAGGTAGTGGGGCGAAGCCGGATCAGAACTAGCTCCACCCGTCAGGATGGTTTTGGCCCGAAGTTTATCGCCGAACTCGACGGCGGCTACAAACGTATTGCCCGTAATGCCGTACCGTTTGTGTGTTTTGGCCGTTTTCCGGCTCACATAGGCATTCAGCGAACCCATAAAACCCGGTGTAGCCGGAACACCCCAACTGAGTTTATCATCGCTGGGTTCGGCATCCGCTACTCGCTGAAACCGATTGTCCATACCCCAGGACACCTGCCAGGTGCCAAACTCTTTTTCGAGTTCAGTCACCACCTGCGCCAACGCGGTAACCTGCTCCTTCGGAGAAAGAAATTCGGTCGTGATGGCGGCCCCGTTGGCTAGCGAATACTGTTCTTCGGTGGTGGCAGGCTTTGCCAGTCGCGCCATATCGAGTTGAATAATTTTTTCCAGCCAATGCACCGTAAGTGTAGTAGCCACTGAGTTGGTATCGGTCCGAAAATTCCAGGCTTTCAGCGTTTCGATGGGTTGAGCCAGTTTAGCCTTAAGCGAATCGCCCACTGTCGCGTAAGCTGCTATCAGAGCGGGGATGAAGCGTTCACCACTAGGCAGGTAGGTATCGTACGACGCCTTGATCACATCGTCCATCGTTGCATTTTTCAGTGGTGTCAACACCTTTACCGCATGAACAGCGCGGGGTGTATGTCCATCAGGCAGCATGTAGGATGGTAGCTTGTTCAGCATGTCTGTATTTAGCTCACCGGCACCGTACAAAGGCGTTGAGTTACAGTTCTGTAGCCAGCCGTTGGCCGGATTGATGTAGTGCGGAAGCTCGGTTAGTTCATGAGTACCCTGCCATTCGGTAGCCGAAGTCGTGCCATCGACGGGACGACGCCAGTCGAGCAAGGGGTTTTTCTTTGGCACGAAATTGCCGTGCCAGTACGCGATGTTGCCTTCCTTATCGGCATAGACGATGTTGCTTCCAACCATTGCCCGTGCATTGATGGCACTGGTGAACTCCTTCATGTTCCGGGCCTTCATTTTCAGCCAGTGCATCCCCAGCAGTTCGATATTCGGTTCGTAAGTTTTGAGCGCAACCCAGCGGGTGGCGGTCGCATACACAACCGGGCCATGGTGCGTGCGGTAAGTCACGAACTTTCTGGTTGCCCAGCTATCCCCTTTCTTGTAACGGAGTTCAATGGCTGTACTGTCGACTGGCTTCCAGGCCCCGTTGTAGCGATACATCCATTTTCCTTTTTTCCATTCCACATCCTCAGCGTATAAATCTTTGGCGTCGGATAGCGAAACCGGGTGCATCCAGCCCAAAAATTCGTTGAATCCCTGAAAGATGTTGAATTGCCCCAGAAACGGTGCCCCATACGAATTAAGCCCTTCGTCGCTAACCAGATGAATTTCAATACGGCCGTAGTATTCTGCGTGCGGATTGATGAAGAGCATCGCTTTTTTGCTCTGCGTACGGGAAGGTGCCAGAGCGAATCCGTTGGAACCATCGTTTTTAGGTGGTTCGGCGGTAAAGCTTCGGCTACCCGTTGCGGGCTGATTGGCATCTTTCAGGTAGAATGCTTTAAAATCAGCTTCGGTAACATTACTGCCCCCCATTGCCGGCACGTTGTTCATCAAAATCATCCACGGAGCAACACGACTAAGCAGTTTAGGCTTCACGGCCGGATGGGTGATGAGGTAATAATTGATCCCTCCGGCGTAGGCATCACACAGTTTTTTGAGCCAGTCGGGTGTTTTCTGATACAACTGAACGGCCTGTACTGAGTCGATAAACATCCGGGTCCACAGATCCCGGTAGATAGCCCCTTCGCCTTCCAGTTCAGCCGACCGGCCCAGCCGCCCAATCAACGACGTTTCGACCTTATCGAAAAACTCCTCGCACTGAATGTACATTTCGCCAAATACCGCA
This window of the Spirosoma aerolatum genome carries:
- a CDS encoding penicillin acylase family protein produces the protein MHSKLYIVLTTVCLGIGSALAQTPFSAQEVKALQKQAKGIEIVKDTYGVPHVYAKTDADAVFGEMYIQCEEFFDKVETSLIGRLGRSAELEGEGAIYRDLWTRMFIDSVQAVQLYQKTPDWLKKLCDAYAGGINYYLITHPAVKPKLLSRVAPWMILMNNVPAMGGSNVTEADFKAFYLKDANQPATGSRSFTAEPPKNDGSNGFALAPSRTQSKKAMLFINPHAEYYGRIEIHLVSDEGLNSYGAPFLGQFNIFQGFNEFLGWMHPVSLSDAKDLYAEDVEWKKGKWMYRYNGAWKPVDSTAIELRYKKGDSWATRKFVTYRTHHGPVVYATATRWVALKTYEPNIELLGMHWLKMKARNMKEFTSAINARAMVGSNIVYADKEGNIAYWHGNFVPKKNPLLDWRRPVDGTTSATEWQGTHELTELPHYINPANGWLQNCNSTPLYGAGELNTDMLNKLPSYMLPDGHTPRAVHAVKVLTPLKNATMDDVIKASYDTYLPSGERFIPALIAAYATVGDSLKAKLAQPIETLKAWNFRTDTNSVATTLTVHWLEKIIQLDMARLAKPATTEEQYSLANGAAITTEFLSPKEQVTALAQVVTELEKEFGTWQVSWGMDNRFQRVADAEPSDDKLSWGVPATPGFMGSLNAYVSRKTAKTHKRYGITGNTFVAAVEFGDKLRAKTILTGGASSDPASPHYLDQVRGYIDGTYKEIYFYKDDVYKHAEKIYHPGDK
- a CDS encoding TldD/PmbA family protein, with the protein product MKRREFVKLSGMGFGATMLPAGLMAGNRISAEELLNPGPDVAFKKRMADVALNASKSKGATYADVRIGRYLRQYLFTRENKVQNIVNSESYGIGIRVIANGTWGFASTNTMSPESIAECAAMAVDMAKANAEIQREPVVLAPQKGVGEKTWKTPIKKNAFEIPVKEKIDLLMEVNGAALKNGASFVTSNLFFVNEQKYFASTDGSYIDQDVHRMWPTFTVSAVNRQTGRFKSRDALSAPIGMGYEYLSDNPAEKIVIPNGPTVYRYAYNMIEDATAAALQAKEKLSAKSVPAGKYDMLLDPSNLGLTIHESVGHPLELDRVLGYEANLAGTSFATMEKLQSKNFQYGSKIVNLVADKIQPNTMGLVGYDDEGVPCKKWDLVRNGILVNFQATRDQVHLLGETESQGCSFAESWDSVQFQRMPNVSLQPSEGKYSIHDMIKDTEKGIYILGRGSSSIDQQRYNFQFSGQLFYEIKDGKLVGMLDDVAYQSNTQEFWNSCARICDKDDYRLFGTFFDGKGQPGQASAVSHGCPTTRFNGVNVINTGRKI